A genomic segment from Nicotiana tabacum cultivar K326 chromosome 9, ASM71507v2, whole genome shotgun sequence encodes:
- the LOC107790379 gene encoding large ribosomal subunit protein eL30, which translates to MVAAKKTKKTHESINNRLALVMKSGKYTLGYKTVLKTLRNSKGKLIIIANNCPPLRKSEIEYYAMLAKVGVHHYNGNNVDLGTACGKYFRVCCLSIIDPGDSDIIKSMPDDK; encoded by the exons ATGGTTGCCGCCAAGAAAACC AAAAAGACTCATGAAAGCATTAACAATAGGCTGGCTCTTGTTATGAAGAGCGGCAAATACACCTTGGGTTATAAGACTGTTCTCAAGACCCTTCGGAACTCCAAAG GAAAACTTATCATCATTGCCAACAACTGCCCTCCACTCAGGAAGTCTGAGATAGAGTACTATGCTATGTTGGCTAAAGTTGGAGTCCACCACTACAATGGAA ACAATGTAGATTTGGGAACGGCTTGTGGTAAATATTTCAGGGTCTGTTGTCTGAGCATCATTGACCCAG GTGATTCTGACATCATTAAGAGCATGCCCGATGACAAGTGA